The genomic region TATTTTTCAACACGGAAAAAAATAGCTCCTTGTTGGCATCGATAGAAACCTGATCGGTGAGCTTCTCGACGGCCTTTTCATACACTAACTCACAAAAATGGTTGCGTTCCTCACTCCCCATTCGTGCAAGCTGATCAATTTTATCGGAAAATGCCTGAGATTTTTCCAGTGGAAAATCCCACCCCAGCCCTTCCTCCTCAAGGTTTCGCCATGGGGTCTGATCGCTGATAAGAACAGGAGTGCCCACACTGATAGACTCCGCGATAACATGACCGTAATTTTCTCCCTGAGTCGGAAGAATAAATAAATCGTACGCCGCAAATTTATTTTTTACATCTTCAGGGAGAACATTGCCACAGTAATCAACTTTTATATTCGATGGCAATCGAGCAATGAGCGTTTCACACTCAGCCCAATACTCAGGGTCTTCCTTGGGGCCATATATATCAAATACCACACTCTCTTTCACGTTCATCAATACAGCCAATGCATAGCTCAAGTTTTTGATACGAACAATACGTGAAAGAAAAATTATCCTCAGAGATCCTTTCTTCGAATTTTCTTCGCTAGCCACTGTCGAGTCACGCGAGGGCTTTGCACCTACTGGGCTTGGCAAGTCCATTGCCACCGAAACATCATCTCGTTTAAGCCAGGATAGCTTATTTAAAAAATCCTCTTTCTCGTACTCACTGGAAGCTTGAAACTTCAGCCCTCGATACAGACGAGAAAAAACAAATTTATAAACTCTCTTCTTGAGTCTTTTTATATCCAAAGCACCCTTGGAAAATTCCCCTCTGGGTGCCAGCACTACAGGTTTATCTGTTGAGCGAAGCAACAAACGTCCAAGCAATGGCTTCAAAGTAAAAATCGGATCAAAGAAACTATTAAGGTATACGAGATCATGTGATGTAGACGAAACAACCCTGGCCATATCCTTGATCGTACACTTATCAGGCGTCGTATAGTAAACCTGAGCATTGCCAACTTTTTGCCATACATTGACAGCAATAGATGGATAGCTTTCAGGCTCATCCTGATCACGGTCACGCGTTATAATCAAAAACTCAATTGATTCATGAAGACTGTCGGCCATATTCAAAAGCGTCCGCAACGGACCGCCAGCCTTATATCCCGGTATATAATACCCAACAAAAGTCAGCACCTTGACTTTCCGACCTGTTTCAGCCCTCACAACACCACCCCATACACCCTGTACGTGCAACTAAAGGCACCGTACGAAATTTAATACTCCTGCGCACAGCCAGAGGAGAAAACATGAGCCTCCAGCCAATATCCGTCACAAACATCAAGAAATCGGGTTATTAACATTGATAATGGTACCATCTTTAAGAAACTGAAAACTCAAGCCATAGAGCCAGAGCAGCCACAAGAAAATCAATTTCTCTGTCCCATCAGAAGAGCCTCACGATTCCCCTTCACGAAAAAAAACTTCAGCAACCCAGCCAAGAACAAAATACCATATGCCAATAAAATCACCATTGACACAATCTTGTTACTTGCGCTCTCAGAAAAAAACATCGCGCTTGGAAAAAATGCGCTACAAACACCTAGGAACAACAAACCTTGAGGCCTGAAATCAATCCGCACAAGACGATTCATTCTGAAGAACATCACTGCACAGGAGAGCCCACC from Pseudomonas asplenii harbors:
- a CDS encoding glycosyltransferase family 4 protein, whose translation is MHVQGVWGGVVRAETGRKVKVLTFVGYYIPGYKAGGPLRTLLNMADSLHESIEFLIITRDRDQDEPESYPSIAVNVWQKVGNAQVYYTTPDKCTIKDMARVVSSTSHDLVYLNSFFDPIFTLKPLLGRLLLRSTDKPVVLAPRGEFSKGALDIKRLKKRVYKFVFSRLYRGLKFQASSEYEKEDFLNKLSWLKRDDVSVAMDLPSPVGAKPSRDSTVASEENSKKGSLRIIFLSRIVRIKNLSYALAVLMNVKESVVFDIYGPKEDPEYWAECETLIARLPSNIKVDYCGNVLPEDVKNKFAAYDLFILPTQGENYGHVIAESISVGTPVLISDQTPWRNLEEEGLGWDFPLEKSQAFSDKIDQLARMGSEERNHFCELVYEKAVEKLTDQVSIDANKELFFSVLKNKEL